A region of Thermococcus piezophilus DNA encodes the following proteins:
- the wtpA gene encoding tungstate ABC transporter substrate-binding protein WtpA has protein sequence MRWKGILLMAVLILSVVAAGCISGDGSETSTSGPKEATLIVFHAGSLSVPFQQLEEEFAKYAEENLGYKITFQDEASGSVAAVRKVTDLGKKADIVAVADYTLIPQLMIPNYTDFYVIFATNEIVIAFTDKSKYADEINSDNWYEILSRDDVSFGFSDPNQDPCGYRSVMVMKLADYYYGKPIFETLVEKNTNIYFNGTHIVAPKEIQIKNDRVVIRPKETDLTALVESGSLDYYFIYKSVAEQHGLKYIELPNEINLKDFKMADYYGKVQIYIGSTEKVIRANPIVYGVTVPKDAPNRELAMEFLKYLLSEKGKEIFQKNYQDFIWLPVAFGNVPDEIKDMVTVEG, from the coding sequence ATGAGGTGGAAGGGCATTCTCTTAATGGCTGTTCTCATCCTTTCGGTGGTCGCCGCAGGATGTATAAGCGGCGATGGCTCTGAGACTTCGACCTCTGGACCTAAGGAGGCGACGCTGATAGTCTTCCACGCCGGCTCGCTCAGCGTTCCGTTCCAGCAGTTAGAGGAAGAGTTCGCAAAGTACGCAGAGGAGAACCTCGGATATAAGATAACTTTCCAGGATGAGGCCAGCGGAAGTGTTGCGGCCGTCAGGAAGGTCACGGACCTCGGTAAGAAGGCCGACATAGTCGCCGTCGCCGACTATACCCTCATACCCCAGTTGATGATACCCAACTACACAGACTTCTACGTTATCTTTGCCACCAATGAGATAGTCATAGCCTTCACCGACAAGAGCAAGTACGCTGACGAGATAAACTCCGACAACTGGTATGAAATTCTCTCAAGGGACGACGTTTCCTTCGGCTTCAGCGACCCTAACCAGGACCCCTGCGGTTACAGGAGCGTTATGGTCATGAAGCTCGCCGATTACTACTATGGCAAGCCAATCTTTGAGACCCTCGTCGAGAAGAACACCAACATTTACTTCAACGGTACCCACATCGTGGCCCCGAAAGAGATTCAGATTAAGAACGACCGCGTCGTCATAAGGCCTAAGGAGACAGACCTCACAGCACTGGTTGAGAGCGGCTCCCTTGATTACTACTTCATCTACAAGAGCGTGGCCGAGCAGCACGGCCTCAAGTACATCGAGCTCCCCAACGAGATAAACCTCAAGGACTTCAAGATGGCAGACTACTACGGCAAGGTTCAAATTTACATCGGCTCAACAGAGAAAGTTATCCGGGCAAATCCCATCGTTTACGGCGTCACTGTCCCCAAGGATGCACCCAACAGGGAGCTGGCGATGGAGTTCCTCAAGTACCTCCTGAGTGAGAAGGGTAAAGAGATATTCCAGAAGAACTATCAGGACTTCATATGGCTGCCGGTAGCTTTCGGCAACGTGCCTGACGAAATCAAGGACATGGTCACGGTTGAGGGATGA
- a CDS encoding caspase family protein has translation MWTTFQRQEDSAAEGTGERAPQPRQWVFSAPVEGEKYAIVIGIADYPGTSSDLQYTDDDAQLVYDTLINVYGFKPENIIFLLNMDASFYNIYDAVMELKSKVQPGDEVVFYFSGHGSTGRADDGDSEVIDEAIVTHDGNPDGSFILIWDGQLKAWFDDFPTDRIIFIFDSCYSGGMTDLAAEGRIVVMASGEREFSLESSEWGHGQFTYYFFLEGINAGYADVYDHDGDPATPDVTVEEAFDYTLANCEQQTPVISDGFTNDLLP, from the coding sequence GTGTGGACTACATTCCAAAGGCAGGAGGATTCCGCGGCGGAAGGGACAGGGGAACGAGCACCACAACCGCGGCAATGGGTATTCTCGGCCCCAGTCGAAGGAGAGAAGTACGCAATAGTCATCGGGATAGCAGATTACCCCGGCACGTCGAGCGATCTGCAATACACCGATGATGATGCCCAGCTGGTTTATGACACCCTGATTAACGTCTATGGATTCAAGCCGGAGAACATAATCTTCCTCCTCAACATGGACGCGAGCTTCTACAACATATACGACGCGGTTATGGAGCTCAAATCGAAGGTTCAGCCGGGTGATGAGGTTGTCTTCTACTTCAGCGGGCACGGTTCAACAGGAAGGGCCGATGATGGAGACAGTGAGGTAATAGACGAGGCAATAGTCACCCACGACGGCAACCCGGATGGCAGCTTCATCCTTATATGGGACGGACAGCTAAAGGCCTGGTTCGATGACTTCCCGACTGACAGGATAATATTCATCTTCGACAGCTGCTACTCCGGAGGAATGACCGATTTGGCTGCCGAGGGCAGGATAGTGGTTATGGCCTCTGGAGAGAGGGAATTCTCGCTTGAGAGCTCCGAGTGGGGACACGGTCAGTTCACGTACTACTTCTTCCTTGAGGGCATCAACGCGGGCTACGCCGATGTCTACGACCACGATGGAGACCCCGCCACTCCGGACGTCACTGTAGAGGAGGCCTTTGACTACACCCTGGCCAACTGCGAGCAGCAAACGCCTGTTATATCAGATGGCTTCACCAACGATTTACTGCCGTAA
- the tsaA gene encoding tRNA (N6-threonylcarbamoyladenosine(37)-N6)-methyltransferase TrmO, producing MDCEPFKIIPVGMVRKENEKTWLEIYPEFSEAVEGLGKEDWIKLILWFHESDTPERRSVLKVHPYNNPKNPLTGVFATRSPVRPNPLAIYTVRIHRIEGSRLYIDWIDAHDGTPVADIKILVERLDCPRDTPIEEWKLDIGKSRQVGEINLIPRKDEHLDELEEVSPDKYNALVVEIGPKTTVLTAKELVDLIEVLEEFYDKLPVEIKDRFRRREGHSP from the coding sequence ATGGACTGTGAGCCTTTCAAGATTATTCCCGTTGGCATGGTCAGGAAAGAAAACGAGAAAACTTGGCTTGAAATCTATCCGGAGTTCAGCGAGGCAGTAGAGGGGCTTGGGAAGGAGGACTGGATAAAGCTCATCCTTTGGTTCCATGAAAGCGACACGCCCGAACGAAGGAGCGTCTTGAAAGTTCATCCCTACAACAACCCTAAAAATCCCCTCACGGGCGTCTTCGCCACGCGCTCTCCAGTTAGACCAAACCCCCTCGCGATCTACACCGTCAGGATTCACCGCATCGAAGGGAGCAGGCTGTACATAGACTGGATAGACGCCCACGATGGGACGCCGGTAGCGGACATCAAGATACTCGTGGAGAGACTCGACTGTCCGAGGGATACTCCAATCGAGGAGTGGAAGCTCGACATCGGGAAATCGCGGCAGGTGGGGGAGATAAACCTGATTCCGAGGAAAGACGAGCACCTCGACGAGCTGGAGGAAGTTTCTCCAGATAAATACAACGCCCTGGTGGTCGAAATCGGACCGAAGACGACGGTTCTAACTGCAAAAGAACTCGTGGACCTCATTGAAGTGTTAGAGGAGTTCTACGACAAACTGCCCGTGGAGATAAAGGACAGATTCAGAAGACGTGAAGGGCACTCGCCTTGA
- a CDS encoding HD domain-containing protein: MLDLFFEAGNLKRLPRTGWLLRGVSNPESIADHSYRAVLITLFLADSLRERGVDIDVERALKIAILHDLAEARITDIPLTAQYYLDKKRAETRAALEIFIKAGPKARDYFELFREYEEGLSLEGRLVKFADKLEMLIQALEYEEAGFRNLDEFWSTLDDLRKSEFYEHFQDLVEGLAALRKQKC; the protein is encoded by the coding sequence ATGCTCGATCTGTTTTTTGAGGCCGGCAACCTGAAGAGGCTCCCCAGAACCGGGTGGCTCCTTCGGGGAGTTTCGAATCCCGAAAGCATAGCCGACCACAGCTATCGGGCCGTTCTGATAACCCTCTTTCTCGCCGACTCGCTGAGGGAGAGGGGAGTGGACATAGACGTTGAGCGGGCCCTTAAGATAGCGATCCTCCACGACCTTGCCGAGGCGAGGATAACGGACATACCCCTGACTGCCCAGTACTACCTCGACAAGAAGAGGGCCGAGACGAGGGCCGCGCTGGAGATTTTCATCAAGGCCGGCCCTAAGGCCAGAGACTACTTCGAGCTTTTCAGGGAGTACGAGGAGGGCCTTAGCTTGGAGGGCAGGTTAGTTAAGTTCGCCGATAAACTCGAGATGCTGATCCAGGCGCTTGAGTACGAGGAGGCCGGCTTCAGAAACCTCGACGAATTCTGGAGTACCTTGGATGACCTCAGAAAAAGCGAGTTCTACGAACATTTCCAGGATCTGGTTGAGGGACTCGCCGCTCTACGTAAACAGAAATGTTAA
- a CDS encoding ribonuclease P protein component 4, producing the protein MSKKKFIRQREQREKKRIARERVNILFTLAERVFPYEPELANRYVEIALAVQQKAKIRMPKKWKRHYCKKCHSFLVPGVNARVRLRNKRMPHVVIKCLNCGHVMRYPYLKEQKKRRRMQAEEKDKKNV; encoded by the coding sequence ATGTCGAAAAAGAAGTTCATACGCCAAAGAGAGCAGCGGGAGAAGAAGAGAATAGCAAGGGAGAGAGTGAATATTCTGTTCACGCTCGCCGAGCGCGTCTTTCCCTACGAGCCTGAATTAGCCAACCGCTACGTCGAAATAGCCCTCGCCGTTCAGCAGAAGGCCAAGATAAGGATGCCAAAGAAATGGAAGAGGCACTACTGCAAGAAATGTCACTCGTTCCTCGTTCCCGGCGTGAACGCCAGGGTTAGGCTGAGGAACAAAAGGATGCCCCACGTGGTAATCAAGTGCCTCAACTGCGGGCATGTAATGAGGTATCCGTACTTAAAGGAGCAGAAGAAGAGGCGCAGAATGCAAGCCGAGGAGAAAGATAAAAAGAATGTCTGA
- the wtpB gene encoding tungstate ABC transporter permease WtpB, with the protein MKRDYTVAFFAIMGSFIVLYIAIPLIVIFLKQASDWGMLVKTLHDELVIKALKNSLLTATATALISLLFGVPLGYVLARKDFKGKSLVQAIVDVPIVIPHSVVGIMLLVTFSSAILDSYAGIIAAMLFVSAPFAINAARDGFLAVDEELEHVARTLGASRLRAFFSIALPMAFPAIASGAIMTWARAISEVGAILIVAYYPKTAQVLVMEYFNNYGLRASRPISVILIGMSLTIFVVLRWLVGRRANAGS; encoded by the coding sequence ATGAAGCGCGACTACACGGTGGCGTTCTTTGCCATTATGGGGAGCTTCATAGTGCTCTACATTGCAATTCCCCTAATCGTGATTTTCCTTAAGCAGGCCTCCGACTGGGGGATGCTCGTAAAGACGCTCCACGACGAACTCGTCATAAAGGCCCTCAAGAACTCCCTGCTAACGGCAACCGCGACCGCGTTAATATCACTCCTCTTCGGCGTTCCACTCGGCTACGTCTTGGCTAGAAAGGACTTCAAAGGTAAAAGCCTCGTTCAGGCCATAGTTGATGTTCCAATCGTTATTCCCCATTCTGTTGTCGGTATAATGCTCCTGGTAACCTTCTCGAGCGCCATTCTTGACAGCTACGCCGGAATAATAGCGGCGATGCTCTTCGTTTCAGCTCCCTTCGCGATAAACGCCGCGCGCGACGGGTTTTTGGCAGTGGATGAAGAGCTTGAGCACGTCGCCAGAACCCTCGGCGCTTCGAGGCTTAGGGCCTTCTTCTCAATAGCCCTCCCAATGGCGTTTCCAGCCATAGCGAGCGGCGCGATAATGACCTGGGCCAGGGCCATAAGCGAGGTCGGAGCGATTTTGATAGTCGCCTACTACCCCAAGACTGCCCAGGTTCTGGTCATGGAATACTTCAACAACTATGGGCTGAGGGCATCGAGGCCCATTTCGGTGATACTCATAGGCATGAGCCTCACTATATTTGTGGTACTTAGATGGCTCGTGGGGAGGAGGGCAAATGCTGGAAGTTAA
- a CDS encoding cyclase family protein — translation MIIDLSLSLSEETRVYPGDPEVRIKPWTVIERDGYYMNVLKLGEHSGTHVDAPAHFIPGGKTVDELPLEKFMGPGLVIDVRSGEGLVGLEEVPDFGFLGRVVLFLTGGRELSPEIALFLVAEGARAVGTDAMSIGDDAVHRILLSGEVPIFENLTNLELLVGKEFTFIAFPLKVRMGSGSPVRAVAITE, via the coding sequence ATGATAATCGACCTCTCCCTTTCCCTCTCCGAGGAGACCCGGGTTTATCCTGGAGACCCTGAGGTACGGATAAAGCCCTGGACGGTTATAGAACGTGACGGCTACTACATGAACGTCTTAAAGCTGGGTGAGCACAGCGGGACCCATGTCGATGCGCCGGCGCACTTCATACCTGGGGGGAAAACAGTTGATGAGCTTCCCCTTGAGAAGTTTATGGGTCCCGGCCTCGTTATCGATGTCCGGAGTGGTGAAGGACTGGTAGGGCTTGAGGAGGTGCCTGACTTTGGATTCCTGGGGAGGGTTGTTCTGTTCCTCACTGGAGGAAGGGAGCTATCACCAGAGATTGCCCTGTTCCTTGTCGCGGAGGGAGCCAGAGCTGTTGGAACAGACGCCATGAGCATAGGGGATGATGCCGTGCACAGGATACTCCTCAGTGGGGAGGTACCGATTTTTGAGAACCTTACCAACCTCGAGCTTTTGGTGGGGAAAGAGTTCACATTCATAGCATTTCCACTGAAAGTTAGGATGGGTTCGGGTAGTCCAGTCCGAGCAGTTGCTATAACCGAATAA
- a CDS encoding Era-like GTP-binding protein: MIKVAIIGAENVGKSTLMNALIGGKISEVENLPGTTKGIIRRRFGKLKIPKSMKNPLGGADEFVLIDTAGLFDPQREFRGKVLSEEKFREILNEILSSDVVIHMVDAQYGLHRGMEKLHHLLKMRHEKPIIAVINKIDLVPAERVEELRKIIKKRLEQDAIPLSLVTYEGFNDLLKALAYYAQYVR, translated from the coding sequence ATGATAAAGGTTGCGATTATCGGTGCCGAGAATGTTGGCAAGTCAACACTCATGAACGCGCTTATCGGTGGTAAAATATCTGAGGTCGAGAACCTTCCAGGAACAACGAAGGGCATAATAAGGCGCCGCTTCGGCAAGCTGAAGATACCAAAGAGCATGAAAAACCCGCTCGGGGGTGCGGATGAGTTCGTTTTGATAGACACCGCAGGACTCTTCGACCCCCAGAGGGAGTTCAGGGGGAAGGTCCTCAGCGAGGAGAAATTCAGGGAGATTTTGAATGAAATCCTATCTTCCGATGTCGTCATCCACATGGTGGATGCCCAGTACGGCCTTCACAGGGGCATGGAGAAGCTCCACCACCTCCTTAAGATGCGTCACGAGAAGCCAATAATAGCCGTCATCAACAAAATCGACCTCGTTCCAGCCGAGAGAGTTGAAGAGCTGAGGAAGATAATAAAGAAGCGCCTCGAGCAGGATGCCATTCCGCTCTCGCTTGTAACCTACGAGGGCTTCAACGACCTGCTGAAGGCATTGGCCTATTACGCCCAATACGTCAGATGA
- a CDS encoding adenosylhomocysteinase — translation MDCTKNYCVKDIRLAPSGEKKIDWVSRFMPVLQSIREDFEEKKPFKGVKIAATLHLEMKTAFLLLTLKAGGAEVSATASNPLSTQDDVVAALAKAGVRVYAVRGESREGYYENMHRALDIEPNIIIDDGADMISVVHRERTEFIDNIWGASEETTTGVIRLRTMEKDRVLKFPIIAVNDSYTKYLFDNRYRTGQSTWDGIIRTTNLLVAGKNVVVVGYGWCGRGIAMRARGFGATVIVAEVDPIRSLEARMDGFLVMPMTEAAKVGDIFITATGDINCIRREHFELMKDGVILANAGHFDVEISKPDLEALAVEINQPRPNITEYKMKDGRRLYLLAEGRLVNLAAADGHPAEIMDMSFALQAKAAEYIRNNHDTLEPKVYVLPREIDEMVARIKLKAMGIEIEQLTEEQRKYLKSWEHGT, via the coding sequence ATGGACTGCACGAAGAATTACTGCGTTAAGGACATAAGGCTCGCCCCAAGCGGCGAGAAGAAGATCGACTGGGTGTCAAGATTCATGCCGGTTTTGCAGAGCATAAGGGAGGACTTTGAGGAGAAAAAGCCCTTCAAGGGGGTTAAGATAGCCGCCACGCTCCACCTCGAGATGAAGACAGCTTTTCTGCTTCTCACGCTGAAAGCTGGAGGAGCAGAGGTTTCAGCCACTGCCAGCAACCCGCTGAGCACTCAGGATGACGTGGTTGCGGCTTTAGCTAAGGCAGGCGTTAGGGTTTATGCTGTAAGGGGCGAGAGCAGGGAGGGATACTACGAGAACATGCACAGGGCTTTGGATATAGAACCGAATATAATAATAGACGACGGTGCCGACATGATAAGCGTCGTCCACCGGGAGAGAACCGAGTTTATCGATAACATCTGGGGGGCGAGTGAAGAAACGACGACCGGCGTCATAAGGCTCCGCACCATGGAGAAGGACAGGGTTTTGAAGTTCCCAATCATAGCGGTCAACGACAGCTATACCAAGTACCTCTTCGACAACCGCTACAGAACGGGCCAGTCTACATGGGACGGCATAATAAGGACGACGAACCTTCTCGTTGCCGGCAAGAACGTCGTTGTCGTCGGCTACGGCTGGTGCGGAAGGGGAATAGCGATGCGCGCAAGAGGTTTTGGAGCGACCGTCATAGTCGCTGAGGTGGACCCAATAAGGTCATTGGAGGCCAGGATGGACGGCTTCTTAGTGATGCCAATGACTGAAGCGGCGAAGGTTGGAGACATCTTTATCACGGCAACCGGAGACATCAACTGCATAAGGAGAGAGCACTTCGAGCTCATGAAGGACGGCGTCATTTTGGCCAACGCAGGCCACTTCGACGTTGAGATAAGCAAGCCCGACTTAGAGGCATTAGCCGTTGAGATAAACCAGCCGAGGCCGAACATAACCGAGTACAAGATGAAAGACGGCAGAAGGCTCTATCTCCTCGCGGAGGGCAGACTCGTTAATCTGGCTGCAGCGGATGGTCATCCCGCCGAAATCATGGACATGAGCTTCGCGTTACAGGCGAAGGCGGCCGAGTACATCAGGAACAACCACGATACGCTTGAGCCTAAGGTCTACGTGCTCCCGAGGGAGATAGACGAGATGGTGGCGAGGATAAAACTGAAAGCCATGGGCATTGAAATCGAGCAGCTCACCGAGGAGCAGAGGAAATATCTCAAGAGCTGGGAGCACGGGACATAA
- a CDS encoding secondary thiamine-phosphate synthase enzyme YjbQ has translation MLFEIEVPTKGRFQIIDITREIQHVVWRSDVTSGIVVVFTKHTTTGLLINENEERLLQDIKAKMKELVPKGTGYGHDTIDSNAHSHIRASLFLSPEVVVPIDEGELLLGTWQRILFVELDGPRRRKVLVKICKC, from the coding sequence ATGCTCTTCGAGATTGAGGTTCCTACTAAGGGGAGGTTTCAGATAATAGACATAACCCGGGAAATTCAGCACGTAGTATGGAGGAGTGATGTGACGAGCGGCATAGTGGTGGTTTTCACAAAGCACACCACCACGGGCCTGTTAATCAATGAAAACGAGGAGAGGCTTCTTCAGGACATAAAGGCAAAGATGAAGGAGCTTGTTCCTAAAGGCACTGGCTACGGTCACGATACCATCGACAGCAACGCCCACTCCCACATCAGGGCAAGCCTTTTCCTGAGCCCTGAGGTTGTAGTGCCTATAGACGAAGGGGAGCTCCTCCTTGGAACTTGGCAGAGGATTCTCTTCGTCGAGCTCGACGGCCCGAGGCGTAGGAAGGTGCTCGTTAAGATATGCAAGTGCTGA
- a CDS encoding cell wall-binding repeat-containing protein has translation MMVKKALAILFGLLMVAMSVSFTGVSAATSNIVILVSDNAADKGIAEYLANVTGAVIVTTTWGVYDPNVTAEIMSYAPDEVIIIGGPDAVVEEYVTDLQELGISVERWGGENRYETNLIAMTQAPVKFGLKFNGSVMVAGNDSMAIQNAIRIAVQNRAIILYINKTTNITLLMERFQIRNMTMVHTNASEMTMELVRKQLKECNCTAEEVQVNVTKETVLQLMIQVRERLLAIEKIANATNTTQLMEQVRVMEMAMEKANQALQAGNYTYAYQLMLELQVQTQFSLKAANGEMRIAIKNSEKVALERELAKLEAQIKVMEKAGLDMAQLNQLMEQFKIAIKNSQYDVARQLMDQIKSMIQEAYKNNREVIRNVPKERPRRP, from the coding sequence ATGATGGTAAAGAAAGCTCTGGCAATCCTGTTCGGATTGCTTATGGTAGCAATGTCAGTGAGTTTTACCGGTGTCAGCGCGGCGACGAGCAACATAGTCATCCTTGTCAGCGATAACGCCGCGGACAAGGGCATAGCAGAGTACCTCGCCAACGTGACCGGCGCGGTTATCGTGACAACCACATGGGGTGTCTACGATCCGAACGTTACCGCTGAGATTATGAGTTACGCTCCCGATGAGGTCATAATAATCGGCGGTCCTGACGCTGTAGTTGAAGAGTACGTTACAGACCTCCAAGAGCTCGGCATCTCGGTCGAACGCTGGGGTGGAGAGAACAGGTACGAGACCAACCTCATAGCCATGACCCAGGCCCCTGTCAAGTTTGGACTCAAGTTCAACGGAAGCGTTATGGTCGCTGGAAACGACAGCATGGCAATTCAGAACGCCATCAGGATAGCAGTTCAGAACAGAGCCATAATACTCTATATTAACAAGACCACGAACATCACCCTGCTGATGGAGAGGTTCCAGATAAGGAACATGACTATGGTTCACACCAATGCCTCTGAAATGACCATGGAGCTGGTTAGGAAGCAGCTGAAGGAGTGCAACTGCACCGCAGAGGAAGTCCAGGTCAACGTTACCAAGGAGACCGTGCTTCAGCTAATGATTCAGGTCAGGGAGAGGCTACTGGCGATCGAGAAAATAGCCAACGCCACCAATACAACCCAGCTCATGGAGCAGGTTCGCGTCATGGAGATGGCCATGGAGAAGGCCAACCAGGCCCTTCAGGCCGGCAACTACACCTACGCCTACCAACTTATGCTTGAGCTCCAAGTTCAGACTCAATTCAGCCTCAAGGCGGCGAACGGCGAGATGAGAATAGCGATAAAGAACAGCGAGAAGGTGGCCCTCGAGAGGGAGCTGGCAAAGCTTGAGGCCCAGATAAAAGTTATGGAAAAAGCCGGTCTCGACATGGCCCAGCTTAACCAGCTTATGGAGCAGTTCAAAATCGCCATCAAGAACAGTCAGTACGACGTTGCCAGGCAGCTGATGGACCAGATAAAGAGCATGATTCAAGAAGCCTACAAGAACAACAGGGAGGTCATAAGAAACGTCCCGAAGGAGAGGCCTCGAAGGCCGTGA
- a CDS encoding GTP-binding protein produces MSKRVKLGHHYYYIVTVDELHAGGFRGKNVVIEGTIEDKPLIEFLPMELPGYRTTFKVSGIRIEFSGSPCLGKGEWVRVYGRFLGDCIIASAIETEKAVFTTED; encoded by the coding sequence ATGTCCAAACGGGTCAAGCTGGGTCACCATTACTATTACATCGTTACCGTTGATGAGCTCCATGCCGGTGGTTTCAGGGGTAAGAACGTTGTTATAGAGGGCACCATCGAGGACAAACCTCTAATTGAGTTCCTTCCTATGGAACTTCCGGGATACAGAACCACGTTCAAAGTTTCTGGCATCAGGATAGAGTTCTCCGGAAGCCCCTGCTTGGGCAAGGGTGAGTGGGTGAGGGTTTATGGAAGGTTCTTGGGTGACTGCATAATAGCGAGTGCGATAGAGACCGAAAAAGCGGTTTTCACTACGGAGGATTGA
- the wtpC gene encoding tungstate ABC transporter ATP-binding protein WtpC, whose protein sequence is MLEVKSISKDWKEFKLREITFGVKAGEYFIILGPSGAGKTVLLEIITGILEPDSGKVILDGKDVTGWPPERRSLAYIPQNYALFPHMSVYDNIAFGLKLRRLPKEEIKRKVRDIAEVLGIDHLLHRKPKTLSGGESQRVAIARALVIEPKLLLLDEPFANLDVQTRARLIGEMKRWRKELGFTALHVTHSFEEAVSLGDRVGVMLSGRLVQVGSIREVFSRPANEEVARFLGFENIIEGFAKGRKLRTNGLEIELPVEVHGKVRVGLRPEDIILSLEPIRTSARNEFKATVEAVEELGPLVRVRLRARGLELSAFITRSSMLEIGIGKGKEVYVSFKASALHVF, encoded by the coding sequence ATGCTGGAAGTTAAATCAATCTCCAAGGACTGGAAGGAGTTCAAGCTTAGAGAGATAACCTTCGGCGTGAAGGCGGGTGAGTACTTCATAATACTCGGCCCAAGCGGGGCTGGAAAGACCGTTCTGCTGGAAATTATAACGGGCATACTGGAGCCCGATTCCGGAAAGGTGATCCTCGACGGGAAGGATGTGACAGGCTGGCCCCCTGAAAGGAGGAGTTTAGCTTATATCCCACAGAACTATGCCCTCTTTCCCCACATGAGCGTTTACGACAACATAGCCTTTGGCCTGAAGTTAAGAAGGCTTCCTAAGGAGGAGATTAAAAGGAAAGTGAGAGACATAGCTGAGGTCCTCGGCATAGACCACCTTCTCCACAGAAAGCCGAAAACGCTGAGCGGCGGAGAGAGCCAGCGCGTCGCCATAGCGAGGGCCTTGGTGATTGAACCGAAGCTTCTCCTCCTCGACGAGCCCTTCGCCAACCTCGACGTCCAGACGAGGGCCAGGCTCATAGGAGAGATGAAGCGCTGGCGTAAAGAGCTCGGCTTCACGGCCCTACACGTTACCCACTCCTTTGAAGAAGCCGTCAGTCTGGGTGATAGAGTTGGAGTGATGCTTTCGGGGAGACTCGTGCAGGTGGGAAGCATTAGGGAGGTCTTCTCAAGGCCAGCTAACGAGGAGGTCGCCCGCTTCCTCGGCTTCGAGAACATCATCGAGGGCTTTGCCAAGGGGAGAAAGCTTAGAACTAACGGTCTTGAGATAGAACTCCCGGTTGAGGTGCATGGCAAGGTTCGCGTTGGTCTAAGACCGGAGGACATAATCCTGTCGCTTGAGCCCATAAGAACCTCCGCGAGGAATGAGTTCAAAGCCACCGTTGAAGCCGTTGAGGAGCTTGGACCTCTCGTCAGGGTGAGGCTCAGGGCTAGGGGACTGGAGCTGAGCGCCTTTATAACCCGCTCATCCATGCTCGAGATAGGAATAGGGAAAGGAAAGGAAGTCTACGTGAGCTTCAAGGCGAGTGCCCTTCACGTCTTCTGA